A region of the Gemmatimonadota bacterium genome:
TGGCAGATGCCATTGCCCGGCCGGGAGTAGTAGATGCCGTAGCGGGCGCAGAAGGTCTCGAGAAAGAGGTGGTCGTCTGGATTCTTGAAATCAATGGCCAGGATGTTGTGGTCCACATACTGGACCGCAAGCGGCACGCGCACGCGGTCCACCCCTAACGCCTCGAGGTGTCCCAGCGTCCGCGCCGCTTCCTGCCCTTCTGCTGCCAGCGGACCGGCGGCCGCGCCCAGCTGCTCGAGCTGAAGGCACGCCATCGTGCCCGTCGCGTCCTGGAGCAGGGCCTGGTCCACCCGGACCTGGATCTCCTCGCCCCGCTCCATCCTGCCGCCGACCAGATGCTCCGAAATGATCCGGTGCGTCAGGGTCGTGGCCATAAGCCGTCTACCCCGGTTGTGGCACCGCTGCCTGCAGCACCTCGGCGATAGCGGGCAGCACCTCTGCCAGTTCCGACTGCTCGACCACCAGCGGCGGCGCGAAACGCACCACCTGGTCATGCGTTTCCTTGGCCAGGATGCCGCGCTCCATCAGCGCCTCGCAGAACGCGCGGGCCGGACCGGAGTCCTCGTGGATGACGACGCCGATCAGCAACCCGCGGCCCCGCACCTCCGCCACATGAGGCGAAGGTATGCGACGCAACTCTTCCATGAACCAGGCACCGAGCCGGGCGGCACGCTCCGCCAGCCGCTCCTCCACGATCACGCGCAGCGAAGCCCGTGCCACGGCCGCCGCTAGAGGGTTGCCGCCGAAGGTAGAGCCGTGCGTACCGGGCGTGAACACATCCATCACCTCGGCATCCGCCAGCAGGGCGGAAACAGGGTAGACGCCGCCACCCAGCGCCTTCCCCACGATCACGAGGTCGGGGCGGACACCCTCCCACTCGCAGGCGAAGAGCCGGCCCGTGCGGCCTAGCCCTGTCTGGATCTCGTCGGCCACCAGCAGCACGCCCCGCTCCCGGCAGAGCGCGGCCGCGCCCCGCAGAAAGCCCTCTGGCGGCAGGACCACGCCTGCCTCCCCCTGGATCGGCTCGACCAGGAACGCCACCGTGCGCTCCGTGATCGCGGCCTCGAGCGCGGCCACGTCACCATACGGAATCAGGCGGAAGCCCGGCGTGAACGGGCCAAAGCCCCGGCGGTACAGCTCCTCCGATGAGAAGCCCACGATCGTCGTCGTCCGCCCGTGGAAGTTCCCTTCACATACAATGA
Encoded here:
- the rocD gene encoding ornithine--oxo-acid transaminase, with amino-acid sequence MSAWRAIEEAERWGASNYHPLPVLLERGAGAWVWDVEGKRYLDMLSAYSALNQGHRHPRILAALREQAERLTLTSRAFHNDQLGPFLRELCELAGYEKALPMNTGAEAVETALKAARKWGYEEKGVPEGEAEIIVCEGNFHGRTTTIVGFSSEELYRRGFGPFTPGFRLIPYGDVAALEAAITERTVAFLVEPIQGEAGVVLPPEGFLRGAAALCRERGVLLVADEIQTGLGRTGRLFACEWEGVRPDLVIVGKALGGGVYPVSALLADAEVMDVFTPGTHGSTFGGNPLAAAVARASLRVIVEERLAERAARLGAWFMEELRRIPSPHVAEVRGRGLLIGVVIHEDSGPARAFCEALMERGILAKETHDQVVRFAPPLVVEQSELAEVLPAIAEVLQAAVPQPG